A window of Thermovenabulum gondwanense genomic DNA:
CGCCATTTGTTATCCACATTTTATTTCCATTAAGTATATAATAATCCCCGTCTCTTACCGCACTGGATTGCATGCTAACCACATCGCTACCGGAATTTGGCTCTGTGAGGCCAAAGCATCCCAGAATTTCCCCGTTTGCCAATTTAGGTAAATACTTTTTCTTTTGTTCTTCTGTACCCCATTTAAGTATAGTAAGGGCTACAAGGGAAATTTGGACCGAATAAATTCCTCTTACCGAAGAGTCCACCCTGCCCAGTTCTTCCGCAACTATAGCATGGGAAATATAATCAAATCCGCCCCCTCCATATTCTTCAGGGATAACGGTACCGAATATTCCTAATTCTCCCATTTTCTTGACAATATCCCAGGGGAACTTTTCTTCCCTGTCATTTTCCGAAGCAAAAGGGGCTACTTCTTTATCTGCAAATTCCGTCATCATCTTTTTTATCATTACCTGTTCTTCAGTAAGATCAAAATTCATATCTATACCTCCTCGTATAAAATCATTGTTCGTAAATGTAAAATCCACGCCCGGTTTTTCTTCCTAAATGACCGGCTTTAACCATCTTTTTCAGAATATACGGTGGACGATATCGCGGATCCCCGTATTCTCTGTAAAGCGTTTCGGTTTTAGCCAGATGAATATCAACCCCTATCATATCTATTAGTTCCAGAGGACCCATCGGAAGATTTGCACCAAGCTTCATGGCGGTATCAATATCCTTTGCATCGGCAACTCCTTCTGAATATACCACAACCGCTTCGTTTAAAAGGGCGGCTAAAACCCTGCTGACAATTCCTGCAGGTGTTTCTATTTTTGTAACAACCGGAGTTTTATCCAGCATAAGTGCCATAGCTTTAGTTTTTTCAACAGTAGTTTCGTCTGTTTCAAGACCGGGAATTATTTCTACGAGCTTCATTATTACGGGTGGATTAAAAAAATGCATTCCTATTACCCTTTTTCTATTTCTGGTTGCCGTAGCTATTTCACTTATAGAACATGCGGTAGTATTAGTGGCTAAAACTACCTCTGGTTCAAAAATTTTATCCAATTTTTCAAAAACCTTTTTCTTAACTTCAACATCTTCAAAGACTGCTTCTATAACAAAATCAGCATCGGCAAAAGTTTCCATATCAGTTCCCACAGTAATCTTTTCTAAAACTTTTTCCGCTTCTTCTTTCGAAATTTTCCCTTTTTCCACCCTCTTCATCAGACCTTCTTTAATTTTTAAAAAAGCTTTCTCTACTATCTCTTTTTCCCTATCCACTAAATACGCTTCAAACCCCTGCTGAGCAACTAATTGGGCAATTCCATGCCCCATAGTTCCTGCTCCCACAACCAGTATTTTTTTTACTTCCATCTTGTTAACCCCCTTCAGAAAATTTAATTTTTAATCCAATCTTTCAATTATCATCGCTTCGCCTTGTCCTCCACCTACGCATAAAGTCACCATTCCAAAGGTCTTATTTTCATTTTTAAGCGCATGGATAAGGGTGGTTAAAAGTTTCGCTCCGGTAGCACCTATTGGATGACCAAGGCTAATGGCTCCGCCGTATATATTGGTTTTTTCTATATCAA
This region includes:
- a CDS encoding 3-hydroxyacyl-CoA dehydrogenase family protein, which gives rise to MEVKKILVVGAGTMGHGIAQLVAQQGFEAYLVDREKEIVEKAFLKIKEGLMKRVEKGKISKEEAEKVLEKITVGTDMETFADADFVIEAVFEDVEVKKKVFEKLDKIFEPEVVLATNTTACSISEIATATRNRKRVIGMHFFNPPVIMKLVEIIPGLETDETTVEKTKAMALMLDKTPVVTKIETPAGIVSRVLAALLNEAVVVYSEGVADAKDIDTAMKLGANLPMGPLELIDMIGVDIHLAKTETLYREYGDPRYRPPYILKKMVKAGHLGRKTGRGFYIYEQ